One part of the Bdellovibrio sp. KM01 genome encodes these proteins:
- a CDS encoding mechanosensitive ion channel family protein, which translates to MEKFLFEGTQWFSAEFTSFLKHSYLVMPNWKWIILIGGIVAGFALRPIVQWCFKQLKIHNPIAKKFVKSFTAYFFRFEIERPLAWIFIILLWFAIDDAIEVSGKFETYYEYILKGMLGFHVIRLVYYCVDALGFVFADVAAKTESKMDDNLVPFATKTMKALVVILGFLLILQSFGLNVMSLMAGLGLGGLALALAAQDTAANLFGSVTILIDNPFQLGDWVKVKDMEGTVEEIGFRSTRVRTFYNSVITIPNAMMAKETIDNMGVRPFRRVRQIIGIAYETPPDRIKEFCDRVRYAIRQESVVVPDTVTVNFNGFADSQLNVLVQFHLQVFTGPEELERQQAIFIEILKIGAELKVDFAYPTQTVYYRGGGETDQQQLQQPSVQPM; encoded by the coding sequence ATGGAAAAGTTCTTGTTTGAAGGTACACAGTGGTTTTCGGCCGAGTTCACATCTTTTTTAAAACACTCCTATCTGGTAATGCCTAATTGGAAGTGGATTATTCTGATCGGTGGCATCGTTGCCGGCTTTGCCCTTCGCCCGATCGTTCAGTGGTGCTTTAAACAATTAAAGATCCACAACCCGATCGCTAAGAAATTCGTTAAGAGCTTTACAGCGTATTTCTTTAGATTTGAAATTGAACGCCCTTTGGCGTGGATTTTTATCATCCTTTTGTGGTTCGCAATTGATGATGCCATCGAAGTCAGTGGTAAGTTTGAAACCTATTACGAGTACATCCTTAAAGGTATGCTGGGTTTCCATGTCATCCGCTTGGTTTATTACTGCGTGGATGCTTTGGGTTTTGTCTTCGCAGACGTGGCGGCAAAAACTGAAAGCAAAATGGATGACAACTTGGTTCCATTTGCTACGAAAACCATGAAAGCCTTGGTGGTAATCCTGGGTTTCTTGTTGATCCTGCAAAGCTTCGGTTTAAACGTGATGTCTTTGATGGCCGGCCTGGGACTGGGTGGTTTGGCCTTAGCCCTTGCCGCTCAAGACACAGCTGCCAATCTTTTTGGTTCAGTGACAATCCTGATCGACAACCCTTTCCAATTGGGTGACTGGGTGAAAGTAAAAGACATGGAAGGAACAGTTGAGGAGATCGGCTTCAGATCCACTCGCGTAAGAACTTTCTATAACTCTGTGATCACGATTCCAAATGCGATGATGGCAAAAGAAACCATCGACAACATGGGAGTCAGACCCTTCCGCCGCGTTCGTCAGATCATCGGAATCGCCTACGAAACTCCCCCTGACAGAATTAAAGAATTCTGCGACCGTGTTCGCTATGCAATTCGCCAGGAATCCGTGGTAGTTCCAGACACTGTGACGGTGAACTTTAACGGTTTTGCAGATTCTCAGCTGAACGTTTTAGTACAATTCCATCTTCAAGTGTTCACGGGCCCCGAAGAACTGGAACGTCAGCAAGCCATATTTATTGAGATCTTAAAAATCGGAGCGGAGCTCAAAGTAGATTTCGCCTACCCAACGCAAACAGTTTACTACCGCGGCGGCGGAGAAACCGACCAACAACAGCTGCAACAACCATCTGTTCAGCCTATGTAA
- a CDS encoding S8 family serine peptidase, producing MKRALLMGAMLVGSQAFAGEYLVKYNNTSALNMMNSMSLVSASALNVMDHNQNASLVKVDIMKKQEAQVLATLLSQPGIEYVVPNARMKAFTHSVDTAALREQWAMGKVNAEKAWQRAGNKGNKGIIVAVIDTGVDYTHEALSPNMVAGYNFKDKNNDPMDKTSYQNPGHGTHCAGVIGATGLVDGGIVGIAPNISIMPLRFLGENGSGDLNDAIKAIDYAVEKGAQVISASWGATIPRNQAEPLVEAIKRADDKGVIFVSAAANDGKNNDTTEVYPANNGFPNSITVAASGPSDAKPSWSNYGTATVHVASPGEDIMSTLPKNKYGNLSGTSMATPLVSGIVALMKSQDPSLTGAQIRAILQTTGAKVSIQTACNCRVDAFNAVDAVLAKKMVVVPAAATLAANETVNLAVLNGKAPFKFTSSNSGVASVNDSGVITAASNGTTAITVTDADGKTASTLDINVGKKASQNPGNPDPGNPGNPGDGSCPIGDQSMCDIICQIKPDLPFCKQ from the coding sequence ATGAAACGTGCATTACTAATGGGTGCAATGTTGGTTGGATCTCAAGCATTCGCAGGGGAATACTTGGTTAAGTACAACAACACAAGCGCTCTAAATATGATGAACTCGATGTCTTTGGTATCGGCTTCTGCTTTGAACGTGATGGATCACAATCAAAACGCAAGCTTGGTTAAAGTAGACATCATGAAAAAACAAGAAGCTCAAGTTTTGGCAACTTTGTTGTCTCAACCGGGCATCGAATACGTAGTACCGAATGCTAGAATGAAAGCATTCACTCACTCAGTTGACACGGCTGCATTACGTGAGCAATGGGCGATGGGCAAAGTTAACGCTGAAAAAGCATGGCAACGTGCTGGTAACAAAGGTAACAAAGGCATCATCGTAGCGGTTATCGATACTGGTGTTGACTACACTCACGAAGCTTTGTCTCCAAATATGGTAGCAGGCTACAACTTTAAAGATAAAAACAACGACCCAATGGACAAAACGTCTTACCAAAACCCAGGTCACGGTACTCACTGTGCTGGTGTTATCGGTGCGACTGGTTTGGTTGATGGTGGTATCGTTGGTATCGCTCCAAACATCTCTATCATGCCTCTTCGCTTCTTGGGCGAAAACGGTTCTGGTGATTTGAATGACGCTATCAAAGCGATCGACTACGCTGTTGAAAAAGGCGCTCAAGTGATTTCTGCTTCTTGGGGTGCAACTATTCCAAGAAACCAGGCTGAACCACTTGTTGAAGCTATCAAACGCGCTGACGACAAAGGTGTTATCTTCGTTTCTGCCGCTGCAAATGATGGTAAAAACAACGATACAACTGAAGTTTACCCAGCAAACAATGGTTTCCCGAACTCAATCACGGTTGCAGCTTCTGGTCCTAGCGATGCTAAACCATCTTGGTCAAACTACGGTACAGCAACTGTTCACGTAGCCTCTCCAGGTGAAGACATCATGTCGACTTTGCCGAAAAATAAATACGGCAATTTGTCTGGTACTTCTATGGCGACTCCGCTTGTTTCTGGTATCGTGGCTCTTATGAAATCTCAGGACCCTTCTTTGACGGGTGCTCAGATCCGCGCGATCTTGCAAACAACTGGTGCTAAAGTTTCTATCCAAACTGCTTGTAACTGCCGTGTTGATGCATTCAACGCAGTTGACGCTGTTTTGGCTAAGAAAATGGTAGTGGTTCCAGCGGCAGCGACTTTGGCTGCTAATGAAACAGTGAACCTGGCTGTATTGAACGGTAAAGCACCATTCAAATTCACAAGCAGCAACTCTGGCGTTGCATCTGTTAACGACAGCGGTGTTATCACTGCGGCTTCTAACGGTACAACTGCGATCACTGTGACTGATGCTGATGGTAAAACAGCTTCTACATTGGATATCAATGTAGGTAAAAAAGCGTCTCAAAACCCAGGCAATCCTGATCCAGGCAACCCGGGTAACCCAGGCGATGGTTCTTGTCCAATTGGCGATCAGTCAATGTGCGACATCATCTGCCAAATCAAACCAGATCTTCCATTCTGTAAACAATAG
- a CDS encoding PilZ domain-containing protein, translating into MKRKPWAIIVLALLHIIAPLGSFIFNAVRAGRTFEAQWYFWTKVLPPMFMVIYVLLPILAGIFIYLCKRWSYWAYLGCLLIIFITNVMAFINSMSWLNFFYLLGVLVVDLLAVAYFVVPAVRQVYFDPRMRWWEAAPRFVFKNPVMVNGSEGEISNISKGGMFVRTSLNLFEDQSVNLEWQFEGVTYKGLGTVVFKKATGDGYGIQYKELDSPSEVKALCSKLSSRGQMVPERLPGPDDSFGVWLKKVFKNREGLFPKK; encoded by the coding sequence ATGAAAAGAAAACCTTGGGCCATCATCGTACTCGCACTTCTTCACATCATCGCGCCTCTTGGAAGCTTTATCTTTAATGCGGTCCGAGCGGGACGCACCTTCGAAGCACAGTGGTATTTTTGGACAAAAGTGCTTCCACCCATGTTCATGGTCATTTATGTCCTTTTGCCAATCTTGGCGGGGATCTTTATCTACCTTTGTAAACGCTGGTCCTATTGGGCTTACCTGGGCTGCTTGTTGATTATCTTTATCACTAACGTGATGGCCTTCATCAACAGCATGAGCTGGTTGAACTTCTTCTATCTATTAGGTGTTTTGGTGGTGGATCTTTTGGCGGTGGCCTATTTTGTGGTACCGGCGGTTCGCCAGGTTTACTTCGATCCAAGAATGCGTTGGTGGGAAGCAGCACCTCGTTTTGTTTTTAAAAATCCAGTGATGGTGAACGGTTCTGAGGGCGAAATCAGCAATATCTCTAAAGGTGGTATGTTCGTTCGCACTTCATTGAATCTTTTTGAAGATCAAAGCGTGAACCTTGAATGGCAATTTGAGGGTGTCACTTACAAGGGCCTAGGCACGGTGGTTTTCAAAAAAGCGACAGGCGATGGTTACGGCATCCAGTATAAAGAGTTGGATTCTCCTTCTGAAGTGAAGGCACTTTGTAGTAAGTTAAGTTCTCGTGGCCAAATGGTTCCTGAGCGCTTGCCGGGACCTGACGACAGCTTCGGCGTTTGGCTTAAAAAGGTCTTCAAAAATCGAGAAGGCTTGTTCCCTAAAAAATAG
- a CDS encoding enoyl-CoA hydratase-related protein: MSFYSQSFPHLKVSFKKHQLWVTLDNPEQSNAITYEMIDSLTKVLRHADFDSEVRVIVLSGEGANFCAGGDVKAMENKTGMFAGEPNELRMRYIHGIQQIPKCIEELSTPLVAMVNGAAIGAGCDLAMMCDLRVGSDKSKFGETFVKLGLVPGDGGSFFLQRVIGYSRAMQMSLTADLIVGEEAFKWGLLNYYASGDLVSETEKVADKIAANAPVAVQMTKKLMKAAYLQDSNNVLEQAAAYQGITQRTQDHFIALQAIKEKKSPEFSGK; the protein is encoded by the coding sequence ATGTCTTTTTATTCGCAAAGTTTCCCGCATTTGAAGGTGTCTTTTAAGAAACATCAACTGTGGGTGACTTTGGATAATCCTGAACAAAGCAATGCGATCACTTACGAGATGATCGATTCTTTGACCAAAGTTCTTCGCCATGCCGATTTTGATTCTGAAGTTCGTGTGATCGTCCTAAGCGGTGAGGGTGCAAACTTTTGCGCCGGTGGTGACGTCAAAGCCATGGAAAATAAAACCGGAATGTTTGCGGGGGAGCCCAACGAACTTCGCATGCGTTATATCCACGGTATTCAGCAAATTCCAAAATGCATCGAAGAACTTTCCACGCCACTGGTAGCCATGGTGAATGGTGCGGCGATCGGGGCGGGCTGTGATCTAGCGATGATGTGTGATCTGCGCGTGGGATCTGATAAATCCAAATTCGGCGAAACTTTTGTAAAATTGGGTTTGGTGCCGGGTGATGGTGGCAGTTTCTTTTTGCAAAGAGTGATTGGTTATTCGCGTGCGATGCAAATGTCATTAACCGCAGATTTGATTGTGGGGGAGGAAGCCTTTAAATGGGGACTTCTGAACTACTACGCTTCCGGTGACTTGGTTTCGGAAACCGAAAAAGTGGCAGATAAAATTGCTGCCAATGCGCCGGTTGCCGTACAAATGACCAAGAAATTGATGAAGGCCGCCTACCTGCAAGATTCCAATAATGTTTTAGAGCAAGCCGCCGCTTATCAAGGGATCACGCAAAGAACCCAAGATCATTTTATCGCTCTGCAGGCAATCAAAGAAAAGAAATCCCCTGAATTCAGTGGGAAGTAA
- a CDS encoding tRNA-uridine aminocarboxypropyltransferase, translating into MDLQTYLSNKEKMKTTGPVYRELCDACVQPSFSCYCEHVKSFDPGMDVVILIHPIEMKRRIATGRMSYLVLDNSFLIRGQDYTNDAEVNELLQDPSRHCVMLYPGKNSANLSEMSESQKSELIPEGKRLTLFVIDGTWATAVKTIRQSMNLQAIPRICFSPDKPSNFRVRKQPKSFCYSTIEAIHQTIELVGGVLGFDIHSRRHDDLLYVFDKMVERQIECAKSGEAKPRHLRYSRDLKKQLGLTGKVF; encoded by the coding sequence ATGGATCTGCAGACTTATTTATCCAATAAAGAAAAAATGAAAACCACAGGGCCCGTTTACCGGGAGCTGTGTGATGCCTGTGTGCAGCCTTCTTTTAGCTGTTACTGCGAGCATGTGAAATCATTTGATCCGGGAATGGATGTGGTGATTTTAATTCATCCGATCGAGATGAAACGCAGAATTGCCACGGGTCGCATGTCGTACCTGGTTTTGGATAATTCCTTTTTGATTCGTGGCCAGGATTATACGAACGATGCGGAAGTGAACGAGCTTTTGCAGGATCCCAGTCGCCACTGTGTGATGCTTTATCCTGGGAAAAACTCTGCGAATTTAAGTGAAATGTCGGAAAGTCAAAAATCCGAACTGATTCCTGAAGGCAAAAGGTTGACGTTATTCGTAATCGACGGGACGTGGGCAACGGCCGTAAAGACCATTCGTCAAAGCATGAATCTGCAGGCGATCCCCAGAATTTGTTTTTCTCCCGATAAGCCCTCTAATTTCCGGGTGCGCAAGCAGCCTAAGTCATTTTGCTATTCCACGATTGAAGCGATTCATCAAACCATCGAACTTGTTGGTGGCGTGTTAGGATTTGATATTCATTCCCGTCGCCATGATGACTTGCTTTATGTTTTTGATAAAATGGTCGAACGCCAAATCGAGTGTGCTAAAAGTGGCGAAGCTAAACCAAGACATCTTAGATACAGCCGCGATCTTAAAAAACAACTGGGTTTGACTGGAAAAGTCTTTTGA
- a CDS encoding undecaprenyl-diphosphate phosphatase, which translates to MSYLHSIILGIVEGITEFLPISSTGHMIIASSMMGIEENTFTKAFEVIIQFGAILSVLVLYWKRFLPNWGFYKKLFVAFLPTAIIGFLAKDAVEHLLGNVQVVAWSLILGGLVLVWSDKAFAHLTAVGRTTNDLTYKDSVKLGLFQAIAMIPGVSRSGATIMGGLTLGMNKKEAAEFSFFLAVPTMAAATLYKLLKIYKTIEPQQINILLVGLVVSFIVAMVAIKFFIGVVSRYGFRGFGYYRIVLGIVILVLIYTGHDLQMN; encoded by the coding sequence GTGAGTTATTTGCATTCTATTATTTTAGGTATCGTTGAGGGAATCACCGAGTTCCTCCCCATCTCCTCCACTGGTCACATGATCATTGCAAGCTCGATGATGGGCATCGAAGAAAATACTTTCACCAAAGCTTTTGAGGTCATCATCCAGTTCGGCGCGATTTTGTCAGTTCTGGTTTTGTACTGGAAACGCTTTTTACCGAACTGGGGTTTCTATAAAAAATTGTTCGTGGCCTTCCTGCCGACTGCCATCATTGGTTTTTTGGCGAAGGATGCGGTTGAGCACCTTTTGGGTAACGTCCAAGTTGTGGCTTGGTCTTTGATTCTGGGAGGATTGGTCCTCGTGTGGTCCGACAAGGCGTTTGCTCATCTGACAGCGGTGGGTCGCACCACGAATGATCTGACTTATAAAGACTCGGTGAAACTGGGTTTATTTCAAGCGATCGCGATGATTCCCGGTGTTTCTCGTTCCGGCGCTACGATTATGGGTGGTTTGACGCTGGGAATGAATAAAAAGGAAGCGGCAGAGTTTTCTTTCTTTTTAGCAGTTCCGACGATGGCCGCTGCCACTTTGTACAAGCTTTTGAAAATCTATAAAACAATCGAACCGCAGCAGATCAATATTTTGCTGGTCGGTTTGGTGGTTTCATTTATCGTGGCCATGGTCGCGATTAAGTTTTTTATCGGCGTTGTCAGCCGTTACGGTTTCCGCGGGTTTGGTTACTATCGTATCGTATTGGGTATTGTGATCCTGGTTTTGATCTATACGGGTCATGACCTGCAAATGAACTAG